A window of the Azospirillum brasilense genome harbors these coding sequences:
- the bioF gene encoding 8-amino-7-oxononanoate synthase, whose protein sequence is MSLLDPLFLQHLDRLDQRHTRRSLLPVRPEGAGRIRRGGRTLLNFSSNDYLGLASHPLLVERAGDWARRWGAGATASRLVCGTLELHAEVEAKLARLKGTEAALLFNSGWQANAAVLPALFDRELLGGDALVFTDRLNHASLHHGCAAAGVRQIRFRHNDLDHLDSLLAQRTGEPGTRFIVTESVFSMDGDRADVLALAELAERHGAFLFLDEAHATGVLGPRGMGLAALGEGRVDLAMGTFSKALGGFGAYVAGSRALCDYLVNRCGGLIYATALPPAVLGAMDAALDLVPTLDAERARLQAMAERLRTAFHGLGIATAGSSTQIVPAITGAEEDALALSRRLEESGILGIAIRPPTVPPGTSRLRFALSAAHTDADLDALTDAVAGAWSRR, encoded by the coding sequence ATGTCCCTGCTCGACCCGCTGTTCCTCCAGCATCTCGACCGCCTCGACCAGCGCCACACGCGCCGCTCCCTGCTGCCCGTGCGCCCAGAGGGGGCGGGGCGCATCCGGCGCGGCGGGCGGACGCTGCTGAACTTCTCCAGCAACGACTATCTCGGCCTCGCCTCCCATCCCCTGCTGGTGGAGCGCGCCGGCGACTGGGCGCGGCGCTGGGGTGCCGGGGCGACGGCATCGCGCCTCGTCTGCGGCACGCTGGAGCTTCACGCGGAGGTCGAGGCGAAGCTCGCCCGGCTGAAGGGCACCGAGGCGGCGCTTCTGTTCAATTCCGGCTGGCAGGCCAACGCCGCGGTCCTGCCGGCGCTTTTCGACCGGGAGCTTCTGGGCGGTGACGCGCTGGTCTTCACCGACCGGCTGAACCACGCCAGCCTGCATCACGGCTGTGCCGCCGCCGGGGTGCGGCAGATCCGCTTCCGCCACAACGACCTCGACCATCTGGACAGCCTGCTGGCCCAGCGTACGGGGGAGCCGGGCACGCGCTTCATCGTCACGGAGAGCGTCTTCAGCATGGACGGCGACCGCGCCGACGTGCTGGCGCTGGCGGAACTGGCGGAGCGGCACGGCGCCTTCCTGTTCCTCGACGAGGCGCACGCGACCGGCGTGCTCGGCCCGCGTGGGATGGGGCTGGCGGCGCTCGGCGAGGGGCGCGTGGACCTCGCCATGGGCACCTTCAGCAAGGCGCTGGGCGGCTTCGGCGCCTATGTCGCGGGGTCGAGGGCGCTCTGCGACTATCTGGTGAACCGCTGCGGCGGGCTGATCTACGCCACCGCCCTGCCGCCCGCCGTGCTGGGGGCGATGGACGCGGCGCTCGACCTCGTGCCGACGCTGGACGCCGAGCGCGCCCGGCTCCAGGCCATGGCGGAGCGGCTGCGCACCGCCTTCCACGGGCTGGGCATCGCCACGGCCGGGTCGAGCACGCAGATCGTCCCGGCCATCACCGGAGCGGAGGAGGATGCCCTGGCGCTCAGCCGGCGGTTGGAGGAGAGCGGCATCCTGGGCATCGCCATCCGCCCGCCGACCGTCCCGCCGGGCACCAGCCGCCTGCGCTTCGCTCTGTCCGCCGCCCACACGGACGCCGACCTGGACGCTTTGACGGACGCGGTGGCCGGCGCCTGGAGCCGGCGATGA
- a CDS encoding GIY-YIG nuclease family protein: protein MPSDPQFHDRPDILPPEPGAYVLLIALDRDLPLRLPGKPERVLAPGRYLYCGSARGPGGLRARVGRHFRQGKPERWHIDRLTAAGRMLGAWTVPGGDECALVAALSGLPVPVPGFGSSDCRRCASHLLNWPDGAPISLRNAPF from the coding sequence ATGCCGTCCGATCCGCAATTCCACGACCGCCCCGACATCCTGCCGCCCGAGCCCGGCGCCTATGTGCTGCTGATCGCGCTGGACCGGGACCTGCCGCTTCGCCTGCCCGGCAAGCCGGAGCGTGTGCTGGCCCCGGGCCGTTACCTCTATTGCGGCAGCGCGCGGGGACCGGGGGGCCTGCGGGCACGGGTCGGGCGCCATTTCCGCCAGGGCAAGCCGGAGCGCTGGCACATCGACCGGCTGACCGCGGCGGGCCGGATGCTCGGCGCCTGGACCGTTCCCGGTGGCGACGAATGCGCCCTGGTCGCGGCGCTGTCCGGCCTGCCGGTGCCGGTTCCCGGCTTCGGGAGCAGTGATTGCCGCCGCTGCGCCAGCCATCTGCTGAACTGGCCGGACGGCGCGCCGATTTCGCTGCGCAATGCGCCTTTTTGA
- a CDS encoding BMP family ABC transporter substrate-binding protein: MKTLIHNRRADSRRDVLRAFGAAAMLLAAPRAFGQSAPSASSVPESPDLGVGVLYCGDRTDFGFNQAHAEAARALTGLPGLRLEEREHAAGTLAATAEELVGPQGCRVVIVTAAGDALPGLLAQADAHRDTVFLFSGAPLDRDRLPINTGFFEGYIEEAQHISGLVAGYASRAKTIGLIASHPAPDVLRCVNAFALGARRADSAAALRVAFVGEAATPRQVAEAARALADGGADVLAAQLDGARPVCEVAEAHGILCCGLHTDLSAFAPQGFLTGAEWAWEKAYAETVALIAAGKPWKHLRQGGFDQGFVRNTAYGPPVGVEARAHADAARMQLANGNAAVFRGPIQDNTGRTVVAKGKALRGGDAELGRMVWLADGVTEVGR, encoded by the coding sequence ATGAAGACATTGATCCATAACCGCCGGGCCGACAGCCGCAGGGATGTCCTAAGGGCTTTCGGGGCCGCGGCCATGCTTCTGGCGGCGCCCCGGGCGTTCGGGCAATCGGCACCCTCGGCATCGTCCGTCCCTGAATCGCCCGACCTGGGCGTCGGCGTCCTCTATTGCGGGGACCGCACGGATTTCGGCTTCAACCAGGCCCATGCGGAGGCCGCCCGCGCCCTGACCGGCCTGCCCGGCCTGCGGCTGGAGGAGCGGGAGCATGCCGCCGGCACGCTGGCCGCCACGGCGGAGGAACTGGTCGGTCCCCAGGGCTGCCGGGTTGTCATCGTCACCGCCGCGGGCGACGCCCTGCCGGGGCTGCTGGCCCAGGCCGACGCCCACCGCGACACGGTGTTCCTGTTTTCCGGCGCGCCGCTGGACCGCGACCGGCTACCGATCAACACCGGCTTCTTCGAAGGCTATATCGAGGAAGCGCAGCATATCTCCGGCCTCGTCGCCGGTTACGCCAGCCGGGCGAAGACCATCGGCCTCATCGCCTCTCACCCCGCGCCGGACGTGTTGCGCTGCGTGAACGCCTTCGCGCTGGGCGCCCGGCGCGCCGATTCCGCCGCCGCGCTGCGCGTCGCCTTTGTCGGCGAGGCGGCGACGCCGCGGCAGGTTGCGGAGGCCGCCCGCGCCCTGGCCGACGGCGGCGCCGACGTGCTGGCCGCCCAGCTCGACGGGGCGCGCCCGGTCTGCGAGGTGGCGGAGGCTCACGGCATCCTGTGCTGCGGCCTGCACACCGATCTGTCGGCCTTCGCGCCGCAGGGCTTCCTGACCGGGGCCGAATGGGCCTGGGAAAAGGCCTATGCCGAAACCGTCGCGCTGATCGCCGCGGGGAAGCCGTGGAAGCATCTGCGCCAGGGCGGCTTCGACCAGGGCTTCGTGCGCAACACCGCCTACGGCCCGCCCGTGGGGGTGGAGGCGCGGGCCCACGCCGACGCGGCGCGGATGCAACTCGCCAACGGCAACGCCGCCGTCTTCCGCGGGCCGATCCAGGACAACACCGGGCGGACGGTGGTCGCCAAGGGCAAGGCCCTGCGCGGCGGCGACGCGGAGCTTGGCCGCATGGTCTGGCTGGCCGACGGCGTCACCGAGGTCGGGCGCTGA